A single window of Loxodonta africana isolate mLoxAfr1 chromosome 10, mLoxAfr1.hap2, whole genome shotgun sequence DNA harbors:
- the LOC100673740 gene encoding olfactory receptor 4F3/4F16/4F29, translating into MDGGNTSAVSEFVFLGLTSLWKMQLLLLVFSSVLYVASMTGNILIVFSVTTDPHLHSPMYFLLASLSFIDLGACSVTSPKMIYDLFRKHKVISFGGCITQIFFIHVIGGVEMVLLIAMAFDRYVAICKPLHYQTIMSPKLCILFLAASWALGVSHSLFQLAFIVNLPFCGPNVLDSFYCDLPRLLRLACRDTYRLQFMVTVNSGFICVGSFFILVISYIFILFTVWKHSSAGSSKALTTLSAHITVVLLFFGPTMFVYTWPHTNSQMDKFLAIFDAVLTPFLNPVIYTFRNKDMKAAMKRVCKQLVIYRKIS; encoded by the coding sequence ATGGATGGAGGGAATACTTCTGCGGTATCTGAATTTGTGTTTCTGGGACTCACCAGTTTGTGGAAGATGCAGCTTCTCCTCCTGGTGTTCTCCTCTGTGCTCTATGTGGCAAGCATGACTGGAAACATCCTTATTGTGTTTTCTGTTACTACAGATCCTCACTTACATTCTCCTATGTACTTCCTACTGGCCAGTCTCTCCTTCATTGACTTGGGAGCCTGCTCTGTCACCTCACCAAAAATGATATACGACCTTTTCAGAAAGCACAAAGTAATCTCCTTTGGAGGCTGCATTACTCAGATCTTTTTCATCCACGTCATTGGTGGTGTAGAGATGGTGCTGCTCATAGCCATGGCTTTTGACAGATATGTGGCCATATGTAAGCCTCTCCACTATCAGACCATTATGAGCCCAAAACTGTGCATTTTGTTTCTGGCTGCCTCTTGGGCCCTTGGTGTCAGTCACTCACTCTTCCAACTGGCATTTATAGTTAATTTACCTTTCTGTGGACCTAATGTATTGGACAGCTTTTACTGTGACCTACCCAGGCTCCTCCGACTGGCCTGCAGAGATACCTACAGACTGCAGTTCATGGTCACTGTCAACAGTGGGTTTATCTGTGTTGGTTCTTTCTTCATACTTGTCATCTCCTACATCTTCATCCTTTTTACTGTTTGGAAACATTCCTCAGCTGGTTCATCCAAGGCCCTTACAACTCTATCAGCTCACATCACTGTTGTCCTTTTGTTCTTTGGTCCAACCATGTTTGTGTATACATGGCCACACACCAATTCTCAGATGgacaagtttcttgctatttttgATGCAGTACTcactccttttctgaatccagtcaTCTATACATTCAGGAATAAAGACATGAAGGCAGCGATGAAGAGAGTATGCAAACAGTTAGTGATTTACAGGAAGATCTCATAA